Below is a genomic region from Neorhizobium galegae.
TTCCTCGAGATTGTCGAGGTTCATGTGGTTGCGCATGTAGCGCTCGGATGCTTTCTGCAAGGGCTGGTGGTCCCAGGGGTAATAGGCGCCGTTGCGCAGCGCCTCGTAGACCACCCAGCGCCGCGCCTGGCTTTCGCGCACGGCCGCGTCGAAGGCGCCCATGTCCCAGCGCTCCTCGCGCTGGCGCCGGAAGAGAGCGACCACCTCGGCAAAATCGGGATCGTCGGCGAGGTTGTTGAGTTCTTTGGGATCGCTATCCAGATCGAACAACTGGTCCGGATCGAGCAAACAATGGATATATTTCCACTTGCCCGCGCGGATGGCGACGAGCGGCGCATGGGAGCCTTCGGCGGCATATTCCATCAGCACCGGGCTCGTGCGGGCAGTCCCCTCCATCATCGGCTTCAGGCTTTCGCCGTCGGTCCAGGGCTTGATCTCGTCCATGGAAATGCCGGCGAGGTCGCAAAGCGTCGGGGTGACGTCGAGGTTGGAAACCGGCGCCAGATGCAGGGCAGCGGGCACGCCAGGACCTGCGATCATCAGCGGCACGCGCGCCGAGCCCTCGAAGAAGTTCATCTTGAACCACAGCCCACGCTCGCCGAGCATGTCGCCATGGTCCGAGCAGAACAGGATGATCGTGTCGTCGAGCATCCGCGTCCGCGTCAGCGTGTCGATCAGCTCGCCGACCTTCTCGTCGATATAGGAGATGTTGGCGAAATAGGCTCTTCGCGAGCGGCGGACATCCTCTTCCGTCACGTCGAAATTCTTGTAGTCGCAGGAAAAAATGATCCGCTTCGAATGCGGGTCCTGGTCTTCGAGCGGGATCGGCCCGACTTCCGGCAGCAGGTGCTGGCAATCCTCGTAGAGATCCCAGAACTTTTTCCGCGCCACGTAAGGGTCGTGGGGATGGGTGAAGGAGACGGTCAGGGCCCAGGGCCGCCGCCCGGTGTCGTCCCGCTCGCGGGCAAGATGATAAAGCTTCTGATTGGCGAGGAAGGCGACCTCGTCGTCATATTCCATCTGGTTGGTGATCTCGGCCACACCCGCGCCGGTCACCGAGCCGAGATTATGATACCACCAGTCGATCCGCTCGCCGGGCTTGCGATAATCCGGCGTCCAGCCGAAATCGGCCGGATAGATGTCGGTGGTCAGCCGATCCTCGAACCCGTGCAGCTGGTCCGGTCCGACGAAATGCATCTTTCCCGAAAGCGCCGTGTAATAGCCCGCGCGGCGCAGGTGATGCGCGAAGGTGGGGATCGACGAAACATATTCGGCGGCATTGTCATAAACCCGCGTCCGGCTCGGCAGCTGGCCTGCCATGAACGAGGCACGCGCCGGCGCACAGAGCGGTGAGGACGTATAGTTGTTGGCGAACCTAGCGCTTCGTGCCGCGAGCGCCTTGAGGTTCGGCGCATGCAGCCACTCCGCCGGTCCGTCGGGAAACAGCGTCCCGTTCAGCTGGTCGACCATGACGATGAGGATATTGGGTTTGGTCATGGCGTCCTCAAATGTCGACGTGGGCGCCCGAGGCGCGGATTTTCACGCATGCCGTGGGCAATAGCATGCCGCTCGCTGGGGCGTGGATCCTCGGGTCAAGCCCGAGGATGACGGAGCGCGTGGGATCGATCGGCGAAATAGGAAACATCGCAATTCGCTCAGAGGTCTCTTTGGGCATCTGTCGCACCTCCCTCTCCGTCGTCATCCTCGGGCCTCTCCGTCGTCATCCTCGGGCTTGACCCGAGGATCCAGCCGCGTGCACTGCTGCGGATGGGCCACGATACTTCACCACCTGCAATGCCGCCTTCGGGGAGGATGCTCGTTACGCTTCGTCTCTTGGCTGTCACCATCTCAATCGTGCCTTAGATTCCCTCAGTGAAATGAGTTATTTTTGATCCTCTCGCCAATCAAGAAGTGATTGCGAACCTTACTGTCGCAAAAGCGCGCCATTGACCCGGATCAAGCCCGCTCCACATCCTATCCGTTAGGTTCGGGTGAGGTTTTGGCAAAAAAAGGGGTTGGCCATGACGTTCGGTCTGGATGCGCCGTCGGTTTCGACGGTCCGTGACAAGTGGGGCTGGTTTCTCGCCCTTGGAATTCTGCTGCTCGTCTTCGGTTTCATCGCGCTCGCCAATCTCTTCGTGGCGACCGTCGCGTCGGTCTTCTACATCGGCATGATGATGCTGGTCGGCGGCGTCGCCTATCTCGTCCATGCCTTCCAGGTGAAGGGCTGGGACCATATCCTGTTCTGGGCGGCGAGCGGCATCCTTTACACCATCGCCGGCCTGCTCGCCTTCTGGAATCCGGCGCTGACCGCCGTCATCGTCACCTTCTTCATGGCGGTGGCGCTGATCGTCGCGGGCATGTTCCGCATCTGGGTCGGCTTCAGGATGCGGCCGATGCGCGGGTCCGGCTGGGTGATTTTCGGCGGCGTCATAACCGCGCTTGCGGGCCTCGTCATCGCGCTCGGCTGGCCGGTCAACAGCCTGTGGATCCTCGGCCTGTTCCTGGCGATCGACCTGACGATGCAGGGCTGGGCATTGATCGCGGTTGCGCTTGCGGCCAAGGCCTGAAGCACGTCAAAGTTGCCGCTAAGTCTCTCAAATATTGTCTAAAAATGCCTTTTCTCGTCACAAAACTTTCATCCAACCTTCATGTTCGGGAAAGGTATTTTTGACCAATTTCCAGGAACCTGACATTCGTGTTTTAGGCGTATTTTAGGCCATTGCGCAGTGGAGTAGTGAGTAATGTCGTCTGCGGCCATCTTGGAACCGGGCGTTTTCCGTCGGTATGCCAGCGATCAGCTTGTCACCCTGGCAAAATTGGTTTTGGAAAATGCCTTCCAGCCGATCGTCGAAGTCGGCACCGGCTCTGTTTTCGGCTATGAATCGCTGCTGCGCGGCCAGGAACGGATCGGTTTCTCCTCACCGCTCGAACTGCTCGATGAGGCCCAGGAGACCGGCCAGCTTCTGGCACTCGAACAGATGATGGCAACCCGGGCGCTGGCGAAATTCGCCAGCCTGCCGGATTTCTCGTCCCAGACGCTGTTTCTCAATCTCGATGTCCGGCTGATCCGTCACGGCAAACATTTCCTCGAAAAAGTCGTGCAGCACCTGCGCAAGGCGAATATCGCGCCGTCTTCCGTCTGCTTCGAGTTCTCCGAGCGTTTTGACAATACCAGCGTGCCGGAATTCGCTGATCTGGTCACCCAGATGCGGAAGGAAGGCTTCAAGCTGGCGATCGACGATTTCGGCGTCGGCCATGGCGAAATGAAACTGCTCTGCGACTATCCGGTCGATTATCTGAAGATCGACCGCCATTTCATCGCCGGCATCGACAAGAACCCGCGCAAGCGCCACCTCGTCAAGAACATCGTCAGCATCGCCCACGTGCTCGGCATCCGTGTCATTGCCGAAGGCATCGAGACGGAAGCGGAATTTCTCGTCTGCCGCGAATATGGCGTCGATCTCGTCCAGGGCTGGTTCATTGCCCGGCCGACGACATTCGTGTCCGAACTGCAGCCGTCCTTCCCCTATCTCGCCGATATCGGTCGTATCCGTCGCTCCAGTCAGTCGCTCGACGAGATCCTCATCCGCAAGCAGATCGAACACCTGCCGACCGTCTATGAGAACCAGAGCATCGACAGCGTCTTCGACCTGTTCCGCCGTAATCCGCGCCAGGCCTTCTTCCCGGTGCTGAATGCCAATGGCGAGCCGCGCGGTGTCATCAACGAATACCATCTCAAGGAATATATCTATCAGCCCTTCGGCCGCGATCTCCTGAAGAACAAGGTCTACGAGCGTTCGATCTCGCATTTCGTCGATCGCGCCCCGATCGTCGGGCTGGACGCGGAAGCAGAAGAATT
It encodes:
- a CDS encoding HdeD family acid-resistance protein, producing the protein MTFGLDAPSVSTVRDKWGWFLALGILLLVFGFIALANLFVATVASVFYIGMMMLVGGVAYLVHAFQVKGWDHILFWAASGILYTIAGLLAFWNPALTAVIVTFFMAVALIVAGMFRIWVGFRMRPMRGSGWVIFGGVITALAGLVIALGWPVNSLWILGLFLAIDLTMQGWALIAVALAAKA
- the betC gene encoding choline-sulfatase, with protein sequence MTKPNILIVMVDQLNGTLFPDGPAEWLHAPNLKALAARSARFANNYTSSPLCAPARASFMAGQLPSRTRVYDNAAEYVSSIPTFAHHLRRAGYYTALSGKMHFVGPDQLHGFEDRLTTDIYPADFGWTPDYRKPGERIDWWYHNLGSVTGAGVAEITNQMEYDDEVAFLANQKLYHLARERDDTGRRPWALTVSFTHPHDPYVARKKFWDLYEDCQHLLPEVGPIPLEDQDPHSKRIIFSCDYKNFDVTEEDVRRSRRAYFANISYIDEKVGELIDTLTRTRMLDDTIILFCSDHGDMLGERGLWFKMNFFEGSARVPLMIAGPGVPAALHLAPVSNLDVTPTLCDLAGISMDEIKPWTDGESLKPMMEGTARTSPVLMEYAAEGSHAPLVAIRAGKWKYIHCLLDPDQLFDLDSDPKELNNLADDPDFAEVVALFRRQREERWDMGAFDAAVRESQARRWVVYEALRNGAYYPWDHQPLQKASERYMRNHMNLDNLEESKRYPRGE
- a CDS encoding bifunctional diguanylate cyclase/phosphodiesterase; translation: MSSAAILEPGVFRRYASDQLVTLAKLVLENAFQPIVEVGTGSVFGYESLLRGQERIGFSSPLELLDEAQETGQLLALEQMMATRALAKFASLPDFSSQTLFLNLDVRLIRHGKHFLEKVVQHLRKANIAPSSVCFEFSERFDNTSVPEFADLVTQMRKEGFKLAIDDFGVGHGEMKLLCDYPVDYLKIDRHFIAGIDKNPRKRHLVKNIVSIAHVLGIRVIAEGIETEAEFLVCREYGVDLVQGWFIARPTTFVSELQPSFPYLADIGRIRRSSQSLDEILIRKQIEHLPTVYENQSIDSVFDLFRRNPRQAFFPVLNANGEPRGVINEYHLKEYIYQPFGRDLLKNKVYERSISHFVDRAPIVGLDAEAEELMRLFANMENSACVILTENMRYAGVVSAASLIKVINEKQLKIAQDQNPLTGLPGNRAIRDFMQETGRDDDEPRFFCYCDFDNFKPFNDHYGFQMGDHAISLFAALVKRYFFSEGDFLGHVGGDDFFIGVCDWTREELNEILGRLLSDFHDDVVELYSPEERAAGRIRGHDRSGAERDFPLLRCSIGVLELPQGLLLDDVGRIGSEIAAVKAQAKESDGGLVFASFGETK